One window of the Eschrichtius robustus isolate mEscRob2 chromosome X, mEscRob2.pri, whole genome shotgun sequence genome contains the following:
- the BEX3 gene encoding protein BEX3 isoform X1 produces MANIHQENEEMEQPVQNGEEDRPLGGGEGHQPAGNNRRGQARRLAPNFRWAIPNRQVNDGMGGDGDDMEMFMEEMREIRRKLRELQLRNCLRILMGELSNHHDHHDEFCLMP; encoded by the coding sequence atGGCAAATATCCACCAGGAAAACGAAGAAATGGAGCAGCCCGTGCAGAATGGAGAGGAAGACCGCCCTTTGGGAGGGGGCGAAGGCCACCAGCCAGCAGGAAATAATAGACGGGGACAGGCTCGCCGACTTGCCCCTAATTTCCGATGGGCCATACCCAATAGGCAGGTCAACGATGGGATGGGTGGAGATGGAGATGATATGGAAATGTTCATGGAGGAGATGAGAGAAATCAGGAGAAAACTTAGGGAGCTGCAATTGAGGAATTGCCTGCGTATCCTTATGGGGGAGCTCTCTAATCACCATGACCATCATGATGAATTTTGCCTTATGCCTTGA
- the BEX3 gene encoding protein BEX3 isoform X2 — MEQPVQNGEEDRPLGGGEGHQPAGNNRRGQARRLAPNFRWAIPNRQVNDGMGGDGDDMEMFMEEMREIRRKLRELQLRNCLRILMGELSNHHDHHDEFCLMP, encoded by the coding sequence ATGGAGCAGCCCGTGCAGAATGGAGAGGAAGACCGCCCTTTGGGAGGGGGCGAAGGCCACCAGCCAGCAGGAAATAATAGACGGGGACAGGCTCGCCGACTTGCCCCTAATTTCCGATGGGCCATACCCAATAGGCAGGTCAACGATGGGATGGGTGGAGATGGAGATGATATGGAAATGTTCATGGAGGAGATGAGAGAAATCAGGAGAAAACTTAGGGAGCTGCAATTGAGGAATTGCCTGCGTATCCTTATGGGGGAGCTCTCTAATCACCATGACCATCATGATGAATTTTGCCTTATGCCTTGA